The Formosa sp. Hel1_33_131 genome window below encodes:
- a CDS encoding TIGR04283 family arsenosugar biosynthesis glycosyltransferase: protein MNSISIIIPVLNEAKTIKALLTYLVLNSSSKLISEILVVDGGSTDGSQEIVSEFSKTQPKVIALNSPKGRAKQMNLGASQSKGTVLYFLHADSVPPKNFDQYILDAINQGSKTGCFKMKFDSNHWWLKLAGWFTQFNWKSCRGGDQSLFVDKKAFENLGGFNKDFIIYEDNDLIYKLYEHYGFEVLPYWLTTSSRRYLSNGIWSLQFHFWMIHLKKFFGATPRKLEAYYLKHIH from the coding sequence ATGAATAGCATCAGTATCATTATTCCTGTACTAAACGAAGCTAAAACAATAAAGGCCTTACTGACCTATTTAGTCCTTAATAGCAGCTCAAAATTAATTTCAGAAATTCTAGTCGTGGATGGAGGTAGTACGGATGGATCTCAGGAAATAGTATCCGAATTTTCAAAAACACAACCTAAAGTTATTGCATTAAATAGCCCAAAAGGACGTGCAAAACAAATGAATTTAGGAGCCTCTCAATCCAAAGGAACAGTGCTTTATTTTTTACATGCAGATTCTGTACCGCCCAAAAACTTTGACCAATATATTTTGGATGCTATAAATCAAGGCTCAAAAACAGGCTGTTTTAAAATGAAGTTTGACAGCAACCATTGGTGGCTCAAACTGGCAGGATGGTTCACGCAATTTAATTGGAAATCGTGCCGTGGAGGCGATCAAAGTTTGTTTGTTGACAAAAAAGCCTTTGAAAATCTAGGTGGGTTTAATAAGGATTTTATCATTTATGAAGACAATGATTTGATTTATAAACTATATGAACATTACGGTTTTGAAGTGCTTCCGTATTGGCTGACCACCTCATCACGGCGCTATCTTTCCAATGGAATCTGGTCGTTACAATTTCATTTTTGGATGATTCATCTAAAAAAATTCTTTGGAGCGACCCCTAGAAAATTAGAAGCCTATTATTTAAAACATATTCATTAA
- a CDS encoding NAD(P)/FAD-dependent oxidoreductase, translating to MEHIAIIGNGISGITAARHIRKLSNKKITVISSETDYFFSRTALMYVYMGHMKFKHTQPYENWFWDKNDITLKKGFVQQIDTVQKTLVFSDGEQLAFDKLIIATGSKPNKFGWPGQDLKGVVSLYHKQDLDAIETHAPNNTVCKRAVIVGGGLIGIELAEMFHSRHISVTFLVRENSYWSGILPSGESEMINNEIRKNGIDLRLESNLKQINANADGTVKSIVITETGEEIDCDVVGLTAGVSPNIGFLENSNIETNRGILVNRNLQTNIKDIYAIGDCAEQRTAVEGRRPIEAVWYTGRIMGETVAQTICKKETLYTPGHWFNSAKFFDIEYQTYGWVNSEQHKKPNEAHFHWMHPDQTKCLTLAFDKTTQAFLGINTFGIRMRHEIFNRWLDQNKTIDYVLEHLEIAHFDPEFYKNYYSKVIEKYNVDTNRNLQLKKKNWSQIFTLKY from the coding sequence ATGGAACACATCGCAATTATTGGAAATGGAATTTCAGGAATTACCGCAGCCCGGCATATCCGAAAATTATCCAATAAAAAAATTACCGTCATTTCTTCCGAAACGGACTATTTCTTCTCTAGAACTGCCCTTATGTATGTCTATATGGGACACATGAAATTTAAACACACACAGCCTTATGAAAATTGGTTTTGGGATAAAAATGACATCACACTCAAAAAAGGATTTGTACAACAAATAGACACGGTTCAAAAAACACTTGTTTTTTCTGATGGTGAACAACTAGCTTTTGATAAACTTATCATAGCCACGGGAAGTAAGCCTAATAAATTTGGCTGGCCTGGCCAAGACCTCAAAGGAGTTGTTAGTCTGTACCATAAACAAGACTTAGATGCCATAGAAACCCACGCTCCTAACAACACAGTTTGCAAACGCGCCGTTATTGTCGGCGGAGGATTGATCGGGATTGAGTTGGCCGAAATGTTCCATTCGCGACACATTTCCGTCACCTTTTTAGTAAGAGAAAATAGTTATTGGAGTGGTATTTTGCCGAGTGGCGAAAGTGAAATGATCAATAACGAGATTCGGAAAAATGGAATTGACCTTCGACTGGAATCGAATTTAAAACAAATAAATGCAAATGCAGACGGCACTGTAAAGTCGATTGTGATTACAGAAACGGGAGAAGAAATTGACTGCGATGTTGTGGGACTGACCGCAGGCGTCTCGCCAAATATTGGATTTTTAGAAAACTCTAACATTGAAACAAATCGCGGTATTTTGGTAAACCGGAATCTTCAGACCAATATCAAAGATATTTATGCGATTGGTGATTGTGCAGAACAACGCACCGCTGTTGAAGGCAGAAGACCTATTGAAGCCGTTTGGTACACCGGACGAATTATGGGCGAAACGGTCGCTCAAACGATTTGCAAAAAAGAAACTCTTTACACGCCTGGACATTGGTTCAATTCCGCTAAGTTTTTTGATATTGAATATCAAACCTATGGTTGGGTGAATAGCGAACAACATAAGAAACCCAATGAAGCGCATTTTCATTGGATGCATCCAGATCAAACAAAATGTTTGACCCTTGCTTTTGATAAAACCACACAAGCATTTTTAGGAATTAATACGTTTGGAATTCGAATGCGTCACGAAATTTTTAACCGTTGGTTGGATCAAAATAAAACGATTGATTATGTCCTTGAACACTTAGAAATCGCTCATTTTGACCCTGAGTTTTATAAAAATTATTACTCCAAAGTCATCGAAAAATATAACGTCGATACCAACCGAAACTTGCAATTGAAAAAGAAAAATTGGTCACAAATATTTACCCTAAAATATTGA
- a CDS encoding 4Fe-4S binding protein, whose product MKTIRTLGLGLILAVFTLFMSLLFMGQYKLTSAAFEDFITQNNITSSVFIKDLKNSSVDKEFSTPFYLANSIANAVESANAHHKENKEWGKVIWTKPHSLAYQMVKSSGTGVVVENKLKFWFLSFGLAILGALLFMLPAINLKGPAGIKNNHIFHSSATNRGWIAWFVFAFLILFYLVLYFRPSYMINWIYLVDPISESLSGNPASQWFLYGFLYCVIMSTMAVRMYIKYRHNNYQILRTTSVLFFQIVFAFLIPEILVRFEKPWYDFKNAFPLDYDFFFRWNLNELLENGGFGLFILVWGVLLTLVVVPVMVYFFGKRWYCSWVCGCGGLAETLGDPYRQLSTKSLFSWKVERWLVHGVLVFAMLMTGLTLYGYFSETYEVLGLKVQTIQDIYGFLIGSIFAGVIGTGFYPIFGNRVWCRFGCPLAAYMGVIQRFKSRFRITTNGGQCISCGNCSTYCEQGIDVRAYAQKGENIVRASCVGCGVCSAVCPRGVLKLENGPEEGRIGSSDVLLGNEMNLMDQLHDK is encoded by the coding sequence ATGAAGACAATAAGAACTCTCGGCTTAGGCCTTATACTAGCAGTATTTACACTTTTTATGAGCCTGCTATTTATGGGGCAATACAAACTTACGTCTGCTGCTTTTGAAGATTTTATAACTCAAAACAACATCACCAGCAGCGTTTTTATAAAAGACTTAAAAAACAGCAGTGTTGATAAAGAATTTTCAACCCCGTTTTATCTTGCCAATTCGATTGCGAATGCGGTAGAATCCGCCAATGCACATCACAAAGAAAACAAAGAATGGGGAAAAGTCATTTGGACAAAACCACACAGTTTAGCCTATCAAATGGTGAAATCTTCTGGGACAGGTGTTGTGGTTGAAAACAAACTAAAATTTTGGTTTTTAAGTTTTGGACTGGCAATATTGGGCGCACTTTTATTCATGCTGCCTGCTATCAATCTAAAAGGGCCTGCAGGAATTAAAAACAATCATATATTTCATAGCAGCGCTACCAACAGAGGTTGGATTGCATGGTTCGTTTTTGCGTTTTTAATTCTATTTTATTTGGTCTTATATTTTAGACCTAGTTATATGATCAATTGGATTTATCTCGTGGATCCTATCAGTGAATCGCTCAGTGGAAACCCCGCGAGTCAATGGTTTTTATACGGATTTTTATATTGTGTGATCATGTCAACGATGGCCGTCCGTATGTATATTAAATACCGTCACAATAACTACCAGATTTTAAGAACGACTTCGGTTTTATTTTTTCAAATTGTATTTGCCTTTTTAATTCCAGAAATACTCGTGCGCTTTGAAAAACCTTGGTACGATTTTAAAAATGCGTTTCCGTTGGATTATGATTTTTTCTTTCGATGGAACTTAAATGAATTGCTCGAAAACGGTGGCTTTGGATTGTTTATTTTGGTCTGGGGTGTTTTATTAACCTTGGTGGTAGTCCCCGTAATGGTTTACTTTTTTGGGAAACGTTGGTACTGCTCTTGGGTTTGTGGGTGTGGCGGACTCGCAGAAACTTTGGGCGATCCCTACCGACAATTATCTACTAAATCCTTGTTTTCTTGGAAAGTGGAACGTTGGCTTGTGCATGGCGTACTCGTATTTGCAATGCTCATGACGGGCTTGACTTTATATGGGTATTTCTCAGAAACGTACGAAGTTCTTGGTCTCAAAGTGCAGACCATACAGGATATCTATGGTTTTTTGATCGGTTCTATATTTGCTGGGGTCATTGGCACCGGGTTTTATCCCATATTCGGAAATAGAGTTTGGTGTAGATTTGGCTGTCCATTAGCAGCGTATATGGGAGTGATTCAACGTTTCAAATCACGATTTAGAATCACCACCAATGGCGGTCAGTGTATCTCCTGTGGAAATTGTTCTACCTATTGCGAACAAGGCATTGATGTTCGTGCCTATGCACAAAAAGGTGAAAATATTGTGCGTGCAAGTTGTGTGGGTTGTGGCGTTTGTAGTGCCGTGTGTCCAAGAGGGGTTCTAAAATTAGAGAATGGTCCAGAAGAGGGACGCATTGGAAGCAGTGATGTGTTGCTCGGAAATGAGATGAACTTAATGGATCAACTCCACGATAAATAA
- a CDS encoding glycosyltransferase family 2 protein, whose amino-acid sequence MNTPNRDRSVIKVIIPAYNEEESIGLVIQDIPASVHEIIVVNNNSTDATAKNAEDAGATVLSEPKPGYGNACLKGIDYIKQQKIVTDIVVFLDGDYSDYPEELSKIVAPIIDDHIDFVLGSRVERFREKGAMQPQQIFGNWLATFLMRLFFKSKFTDLGPFRAIKFDTLLHLKMEDPTYGWTVEMQLKILKQKFTYEEVAVKYRNRIGVSKVSGTVKGSIFAGIKILTWIFKYSFK is encoded by the coding sequence TTGAACACACCCAATCGCGATCGCAGTGTTATAAAAGTTATTATTCCTGCTTACAACGAAGAAGAATCTATTGGACTTGTCATTCAGGACATCCCAGCCTCAGTGCATGAAATCATCGTCGTTAACAACAACTCAACCGATGCCACCGCAAAAAATGCAGAAGATGCTGGAGCCACTGTTTTATCAGAACCTAAACCAGGTTATGGCAATGCGTGTTTAAAGGGTATAGACTATATAAAACAACAAAAAATAGTTACCGATATCGTGGTATTTTTGGATGGAGATTACAGCGATTACCCCGAAGAACTTAGCAAAATTGTGGCTCCTATTATTGATGACCATATTGATTTTGTTCTTGGAAGCCGTGTAGAGAGATTTCGAGAAAAAGGTGCTATGCAACCTCAGCAAATTTTCGGAAATTGGCTCGCAACGTTTTTAATGCGTTTGTTTTTTAAATCAAAATTTACAGATCTCGGCCCCTTTAGGGCGATTAAGTTTGATACGTTGTTGCACTTAAAAATGGAAGACCCTACCTATGGATGGACGGTTGAAATGCAACTCAAAATATTAAAACAGAAATTTACTTACGAAGAAGTTGCCGTAAAGTACCGAAATAGAATAGGAGTTTCAAAGGTTTCTGGTACGGTAAAAGGTAGTATATTTGCAGGAATTAAGATATTAACTTGGATATTTAAATACAGTTTCAAATAA
- a CDS encoding cellulose synthase family protein, with protein MLLEIIIICVYSIALILIFMYALAQLNLLFNYIKAQKNTENSLEFNFSNADEIPYVTIQLPVFNEIYVMDRLLKNIVLIDYPKDKLEIQVLDDSNDESVESTAILIKALQKEGFDIQHIQRTNREGFKAGALKEGLVNAKGEYIAIFDADFLPQTDWLKRTIPFFKDEAVGVVQTRWGHINRNYSVLTRIQAFALDAHFTLEQVGRNSKGHFINFNGTAGVWRKTCIIDAGNWEGDTLTEDLDLSYRAQLKDWKFKYLEDVETPAELPVAISAARSQQFRWNKGGAENFQKMMWRVLKSKNISAKTKLHSLLHLLNSTMFLNILIVGILSIPMLYIKNEYTHLKMYFYVMSFFVVSTLIFFICYWFMYKKSHGSSLKSFVQYVVLFFTFFSIAMGFSLHNSIAVLEGHFGKRSDFVRTPKFNINALTDTWKTNKYLKKNISANVIFEGILMLYFGFGMYSAFIVGDQGGDFGLFPFHLMLFLGFGFVFFKSISSKV; from the coding sequence ATGCTTTTAGAAATCATCATAATTTGCGTTTATTCTATTGCGCTCATTCTCATATTTATGTATGCTTTGGCACAATTGAATTTGTTATTCAATTATATAAAGGCTCAAAAAAACACAGAGAACAGCCTCGAATTTAATTTCTCAAACGCTGATGAGATTCCTTATGTGACCATACAACTTCCCGTATTTAACGAGATTTATGTGATGGATCGCTTGTTAAAAAATATTGTCCTTATTGACTATCCAAAGGATAAATTAGAAATTCAGGTACTTGATGATTCCAACGACGAATCAGTGGAATCTACCGCTATTTTAATCAAAGCCTTGCAGAAGGAAGGGTTTGATATTCAACACATTCAAAGAACAAATCGTGAAGGGTTTAAAGCCGGAGCGCTCAAAGAAGGTTTGGTCAATGCGAAGGGAGAATACATCGCCATATTTGATGCTGACTTTTTACCGCAAACGGATTGGTTGAAACGTACGATTCCATTTTTTAAGGATGAAGCCGTTGGCGTGGTGCAAACACGTTGGGGTCATATCAATCGTAATTACTCTGTACTCACTAGAATACAGGCCTTTGCTTTAGATGCTCATTTTACGCTAGAACAAGTAGGGCGAAACTCAAAAGGGCACTTCATCAACTTTAATGGAACGGCTGGCGTTTGGCGTAAAACCTGTATTATTGATGCAGGAAATTGGGAAGGTGACACCTTGACTGAAGATCTTGATTTGAGTTACAGAGCACAGCTTAAAGACTGGAAATTCAAATATTTAGAGGACGTTGAAACACCTGCAGAATTACCTGTAGCTATCAGTGCTGCAAGGTCTCAACAGTTTAGATGGAACAAAGGTGGTGCAGAGAATTTTCAAAAAATGATGTGGCGCGTTTTAAAAAGTAAAAACATTTCTGCCAAAACAAAACTACACAGCTTGCTTCATTTATTGAATAGCACCATGTTTTTGAACATCTTAATCGTGGGTATTCTGAGCATTCCGATGCTGTATATAAAGAATGAATATACGCATCTGAAAATGTATTTTTATGTGATGAGCTTTTTTGTTGTTAGCACACTTATCTTCTTTATTTGCTATTGGTTTATGTACAAGAAATCACATGGTTCGAGTCTGAAAAGTTTCGTGCAGTATGTCGTTTTATTCTTTACATTTTTTTCTATAGCCATGGGCTTTTCATTACACAATTCGATTGCTGTTTTAGAAGGTCATTTTGGCAAACGCAGTGATTTTGTTCGTACCCCAAAATTTAATATTAATGCCCTTACTGATACTTGGAAAACCAATAAATATCTGAAAAAAAATATTTCAGCAAATGTCATATTTGAAGGGATATTGATGCTGTATTTTGGCTTCGGAATGTACAGTGCATTTATCGTAGGCGATCAAGGTGGCGATTTTGGATTGTTTCCTTTTCATCTGATGCTGTTCCTAGGATTTGGATTTGTGTTTTTCAAATCAATATCGTCTAAAGTTTAA
- the mptB gene encoding polyprenol phosphomannose-dependent alpha 1,6 mannosyltransferase MptB, translating to MVLYALWAYDLARFEHFKLLTVFSVLFGCYYLILKQLKIKEQQLTYLAIGLRLVFLLAIPNLSQDFYRFIWDGRLILSGLNPYLTTPNDLIISDPNLFPQMKTLFDGMGALSAGHYSNYPPIHQLPFIIAAILSKHSILGSVVVLRLLLIGADLGILFYGKKLLRKLKLPTRNIYWFILNPLVIIELTGNLHFEGLMLFFFVMALYYVHTKKWHLAALTMALSIAVKLVPILSLPLFLNKLGWKKSVRFYLSIGGVFLLLFLPFFRDDFIENYSATIGLWFSKFEFNASFYYLLDWGLKTTSNVELIHSMSIVVVSVLGLQISYQLIQNKTKTTALILTILWVLSGYYFVSTTVHPWYIISLLLLSIFTNYKFACVWSYTLIFSYFAYKQLSVDENGLILCLEYLPVMGVLVWELWNQRVLRKLKHH from the coding sequence ATGGTTTTATATGCACTATGGGCTTACGATTTGGCACGTTTTGAACATTTCAAACTCCTTACCGTATTCAGCGTTCTTTTTGGTTGTTATTATTTGATCTTAAAACAACTCAAAATAAAAGAGCAGCAGTTAACCTATTTAGCAATTGGTTTGCGATTGGTTTTTTTGTTGGCGATTCCAAATTTGTCTCAGGATTTCTATCGGTTTATATGGGACGGACGTCTCATCTTGTCAGGGCTCAACCCCTACTTGACAACTCCTAATGATTTAATAATTTCCGACCCCAATTTATTTCCACAAATGAAAACGCTTTTTGACGGCATGGGGGCGTTAAGCGCAGGGCATTATTCCAATTACCCACCCATACACCAACTTCCGTTTATAATCGCTGCCATCCTCTCTAAACACAGTATTTTGGGTTCGGTTGTGGTGTTGCGATTACTGTTAATTGGTGCAGATTTAGGCATCCTCTTTTATGGTAAAAAATTGTTGAGAAAATTAAAACTGCCTACAAGAAATATATACTGGTTTATACTCAACCCTTTGGTGATTATTGAACTGACGGGCAACCTTCATTTTGAAGGTCTTATGTTGTTCTTTTTTGTCATGGCGTTGTATTATGTACATACCAAAAAATGGCATTTGGCCGCCCTTACAATGGCATTGTCTATTGCTGTGAAATTAGTGCCCATATTAAGTCTCCCCTTATTTTTAAATAAATTAGGTTGGAAAAAAAGTGTTCGATTTTATCTAAGTATTGGAGGGGTGTTCCTACTGCTTTTCTTGCCCTTTTTCAGGGATGATTTCATTGAAAATTACAGCGCCACTATTGGTCTTTGGTTTTCTAAGTTTGAGTTTAATGCGAGTTTTTATTACCTTTTAGATTGGGGATTAAAAACAACTTCAAATGTGGAATTGATTCATAGTATGAGTATTGTGGTGGTGAGTGTTCTTGGGTTACAAATAAGCTACCAATTGATTCAAAATAAAACAAAGACAACGGCACTTATTCTCACCATTCTATGGGTGCTTAGTGGGTATTATTTCGTGTCCACAACCGTGCATCCTTGGTACATTATAAGCTTGTTGTTGCTCTCCATTTTTACGAACTATAAGTTTGCATGCGTATGGAGCTACACCTTGATTTTTAGCTATTTTGCGTACAAACAATTGAGCGTCGATGAAAATGGGTTGATTCTATGTTTAGAATACCTCCCCGTAATGGGTGTTTTGGTATGGGAATTATGGAATCAAAGAGTGCTTAGAAAATTAAAGCATCATTAA
- a CDS encoding pseudouridine synthase: protein MAKVNKNSDRRVGKSRPSKLKAPVTSYSKKKSTPSKSNAKANSNTDEIRLNKYISNSGMCSRREADMHISIGSVMVNGKVVTEMGYKVRLEDEVRFDGARINPEKKVYVLLNKPKGFATTTSEGKGRTVMDLVANATDAKIRPIGRLGRNSLGLILFTNDEQMHAKFTNSKHGVTRLFHMELDKPLKFEHLKSIQEGFKYEGKHVTVEAISYIEGSPKNELGLQIKNTGNTILRLIFDHFKYEIVKMDCVTIGPLSKKDLPRGHWKHLTEQEISNLMML from the coding sequence ATGGCAAAAGTGAACAAGAATTCAGACAGACGTGTAGGGAAGTCCAGACCTTCAAAATTGAAGGCTCCTGTAACTTCTTATTCAAAGAAAAAGTCAACGCCCTCTAAGTCGAATGCAAAGGCAAATTCTAACACGGATGAAATTCGTTTAAATAAATACATTTCAAATTCTGGAATGTGCTCGCGCCGTGAAGCAGATATGCACATCAGTATTGGGAGTGTCATGGTCAACGGGAAAGTGGTCACCGAAATGGGGTATAAAGTCCGTTTGGAAGATGAGGTTCGTTTTGATGGTGCACGTATCAATCCTGAGAAAAAAGTCTATGTCCTATTAAATAAACCTAAAGGATTTGCCACCACCACAAGTGAGGGCAAAGGTCGAACGGTGATGGATTTAGTAGCCAATGCTACAGATGCAAAAATCAGACCTATTGGACGTCTTGGTAGAAATTCCCTTGGATTGATTTTATTTACTAATGATGAGCAAATGCATGCAAAATTCACCAATTCCAAACATGGTGTGACCCGTTTGTTCCATATGGAATTAGACAAGCCTTTAAAGTTTGAACATTTAAAAAGTATTCAAGAAGGCTTCAAATACGAAGGAAAGCACGTTACGGTTGAGGCGATTAGTTATATTGAAGGATCTCCAAAAAATGAACTCGGTCTTCAGATAAAAAATACAGGAAATACCATATTAAGACTCATTTTTGATCACTTTAAATATGAGATTGTCAAAATGGACTGTGTGACTATTGGACCTCTTTCCAAAAAAGATTTACCAAGAGGGCATTGGAAACATCTTACAGAACAAGAAATCAGTAATTTAATGATGCTTTAA
- a CDS encoding geranylgeranylglycerol-phosphate geranylgeranyltransferase has product MVTPIQKQIILKLFSMFVVVRGFNLALIVIAQYITAVFIMAPSSQSLSEILFDHSLFALILATVGAIGSGYIINNFYDSEKDSINRPRKSTLEQYVSQNTKLILYFIINFIVVIIASYVSFRSVLFFSFYIFSIWFYSHKIKKRPIIGNLISAILTITPFFAIFLYYKNYSGLIFVFGFYLFLILAMRELVKDLENLKGDLTLDYKTVPVVYGEKTAKIMIALLVMMNILVTGYLVSTYDLGKMDYFFYGSMSLLSVVVILIYKAKSQRQFVWVHNLLRLLILLGVFSIVLLNPSLILSKLL; this is encoded by the coding sequence ATGGTTACGCCAATTCAAAAACAAATTATACTAAAATTATTTAGCATGTTTGTGGTCGTTAGGGGTTTCAATTTGGCGCTCATCGTTATTGCGCAATACATCACTGCTGTTTTTATTATGGCACCGTCCTCTCAATCGCTTTCTGAAATTTTGTTTGATCACTCGCTTTTTGCATTGATTTTGGCAACGGTCGGAGCCATTGGTTCAGGGTACATTATCAATAATTTTTACGACAGCGAAAAAGACAGTATCAACCGCCCTCGTAAATCCACTTTAGAGCAATACGTTAGTCAAAACACAAAGTTAATCCTCTATTTTATAATTAATTTTATCGTTGTGATTATTGCCAGTTATGTATCATTTCGATCTGTTTTATTCTTTTCATTTTATATTTTTTCCATCTGGTTTTATTCTCATAAAATCAAAAAAAGACCCATTATTGGAAACTTGATTTCAGCAATTTTAACCATCACTCCCTTTTTCGCTATCTTTTTGTACTACAAAAACTACAGCGGTTTGATATTTGTCTTTGGATTCTATTTATTTCTCATATTAGCGATGCGAGAACTGGTTAAAGACTTAGAAAATTTGAAAGGCGATCTCACCCTAGATTACAAAACAGTCCCCGTTGTTTATGGTGAAAAAACGGCTAAAATCATGATTGCTCTTCTAGTTATGATGAATATTTTAGTGACCGGATACTTAGTGTCTACATACGACTTAGGGAAGATGGATTATTTCTTTTATGGAAGTATGAGTTTACTTTCTGTAGTCGTTATTCTTATCTATAAAGCGAAGAGCCAACGACAATTTGTTTGGGTGCACAACCTGTTAAGGCTCCTTATTTTATTAGGTGTTTTTAGCATTGTTTTATTAAATCCGTCGCTCATTCTGTCCAAGCTATTATAA
- a CDS encoding mevalonate kinase family protein, translating into MKGPLFYSKILLFGEYGIIKDSKGLSIPYNFYNGALKMDENPTPSAVDSNLNLKKFLKYLSDIDTNLVAFDLEQLQQDVQAGMYFDSSIPQGYGVGSSGALVAALYDKYAQDKITVLENLTREKLLKLKAIFSEMESFFHGKSSGLDPLNSYLSIPILINSKDNIEATGIPSQNTNGKGAVFLLDSGIIGETAPMVGIFMEKMKQEGFRTMLKNQFIKHTDACVEDFLKGDINSLFRNTKQLSKVVLNHFKPMIPKQFHTIWKAGIESNAYYLKLCGSGGGGYILGFTEDFQAAQKALIDHKLEVVYNF; encoded by the coding sequence ATGAAAGGACCACTTTTTTACTCAAAAATTTTACTCTTCGGAGAATATGGAATCATCAAAGATTCTAAAGGACTCTCTATACCTTATAATTTTTATAATGGCGCTTTGAAAATGGATGAAAATCCAACTCCATCAGCGGTGGATTCTAATCTCAATTTAAAGAAATTTCTTAAATATTTATCCGATATAGACACCAACTTAGTGGCGTTTGATTTAGAGCAATTACAACAAGATGTTCAAGCTGGAATGTATTTTGATTCGTCCATACCTCAAGGCTATGGCGTAGGAAGTAGTGGTGCATTGGTTGCCGCTCTGTATGATAAATATGCTCAAGACAAAATCACGGTTCTAGAAAACCTCACTCGCGAAAAATTATTAAAACTAAAAGCTATTTTTTCTGAAATGGAATCTTTTTTCCACGGAAAATCATCGGGTTTAGATCCGTTAAATAGTTATTTAAGCATTCCTATTCTCATAAATTCCAAAGACAATATTGAAGCTACTGGTATTCCTTCTCAAAACACAAATGGGAAAGGAGCCGTTTTTCTTTTAGACAGTGGCATCATTGGTGAAACCGCACCGATGGTTGGTATTTTTATGGAGAAAATGAAACAAGAAGGTTTCAGGACAATGCTTAAAAATCAATTCATAAAACATACAGATGCCTGTGTGGAAGATTTTTTGAAAGGAGATATTAATTCGCTTTTCAGAAATACCAAACAACTTTCTAAAGTTGTTTTAAATCATTTCAAGCCCATGATTCCGAAGCAATTCCACACAATATGGAAAGCGGGAATCGAATCCAATGCCTATTATTTAAAACTCTGCGGCTCTGGTGGGGGTGGCTATATTTTAGGATTTACTGAAGACTTTCAAGCCGCTCAAAAAGCACTTATAGATCATAAATTAGAGGTCGTTTATAACTTCTAA